From the genome of Winogradskyella forsetii, one region includes:
- the rpsB gene encoding 30S ribosomal protein S2: protein MEKVEVKELLEAGVHFGHLTRKWNPNMAPYIYMERNGIHIINLYKTAAKIEETSEALAKIAASGKKILFVATKKQAKDIVAEKAGAVNQPYITERWPGGMLTNFVTIRKAVKKMASIDRMKKDGTFNSLSKKERLQVDRLRAKLEKNLGSISDMTRLPGALFVVDIMREHIAIKEAQKLNIPIFAMVDTNSDPREVDYLIPSNDDASKSVDKILSIVTSAIADGLSERKAEKADKEGKSKKSEDKKSEAKPAKKAKKKAVASEGEE, encoded by the coding sequence ATGGAAAAAGTAGAAGTAAAAGAATTACTTGAAGCAGGTGTGCACTTCGGTCACCTAACACGTAAGTGGAATCCAAACATGGCCCCTTACATTTATATGGAACGTAACGGTATCCATATTATCAACCTTTACAAAACAGCAGCAAAAATTGAGGAAACTTCTGAAGCGTTAGCTAAAATAGCAGCATCAGGAAAGAAAATCCTTTTCGTTGCTACTAAAAAACAAGCTAAAGACATCGTAGCTGAAAAAGCAGGTGCTGTAAATCAACCTTATATTACTGAGCGTTGGCCAGGCGGAATGTTAACTAACTTTGTGACAATCAGAAAAGCCGTTAAGAAAATGGCTTCTATCGATAGAATGAAGAAAGATGGCACATTCAACTCTTTATCTAAGAAAGAACGTTTACAAGTTGATCGTTTACGTGCAAAATTAGAAAAGAACTTAGGTTCTATTTCTGACATGACGCGTTTACCTGGTGCTTTATTCGTGGTAGATATTATGCGTGAGCATATTGCTATTAAAGAAGCACAAAAATTAAATATCCCAATCTTTGCGATGGTAGACACGAACTCTGACCCACGTGAAGTAGATTATTTAATACCTTCAAATGATGATGCTTCAAAATCAGTAGATAAAATCTTATCTATCGTAACGTCTGCAATAGCAGATGGTTTAAGCGAAAGAAAAGCTGAAAAAGCGGATAAAGAAGGGAAGTCTAAAAAATCAGAAGACAAAAAATCAGAAGCAAAGCCAGCTAAAAAAGCTAAGAAGAAAGCTGTTGCCTCTGAAGGAGAAGAATAA
- the rplM gene encoding 50S ribosomal protein L13, with translation MDTLSYKTVSANKATVNKEWVLVDAEGQTLGRLASRVAILLRGKHKPNFTPHVDCGDNVIVVNAEKINLTGNKWTEKSYIRHTGYPGGQRSLTATELFGKDPSRLVEKSVKGMLPKNKLGATLFRNLTVVTGTAHAHEAQKPKAIKLNEIN, from the coding sequence GTGGATACATTAAGCTACAAAACAGTTTCAGCAAACAAAGCTACCGTTAATAAGGAGTGGGTTTTGGTTGATGCTGAAGGACAAACTTTAGGTCGCTTAGCTTCAAGAGTAGCAATACTTTTAAGAGGCAAGCACAAACCTAATTTTACGCCACACGTTGATTGCGGTGACAATGTAATTGTTGTCAATGCTGAAAAAATCAACTTAACTGGTAACAAATGGACGGAAAAAAGTTACATCCGTCACACAGGTTATCCAGGTGGACAAAGAAGTTTGACAGCTACTGAATTATTTGGGAAAGACCCAAGTAGATTGGTAGAGAAGTCAGTAAAAGGAATGTTACCTAAAAACAAATTAGGTGCTACTCTTTTTAGAAATTTAACAGTTGTTACTGGTACAGCGCATGCTCATGAAGCGCAAAAACCAAAGGCAATTAAATTAAACGAAATTAACTAA
- a CDS encoding L-threonylcarbamoyladenylate synthase, with protein MSIISKDISKAVTLLTAEEVVAIPTETVYGLAGNIYSEKAIKAIFETKKRPFFNPLIVHIPSIDSLNTIVEDIPEKAQLLAEAFWPGPVTLVLKKKNTIPDIITAGKDTVAVRIPNHPTTLELLNRLDFPLAAPSANPFSSISPTTAQHVETYFKDQIKMVLDGGACTSGIESTIIGFENDEPIIYRLGSTALEDIERIVGNIEIKNRKEITPDAPGMLERHYAPKTKTVLTGNILKILPVYKGKRIGLITFQSEIKDNSVEVQLALSKTGNLTESASNLYDVLHQLDKMQLDVIIAERLPDHGLGKSINDRLQRATANI; from the coding sequence ATGAGCATTATTTCAAAAGACATATCGAAAGCAGTTACGCTTTTAACAGCAGAAGAAGTGGTAGCCATACCAACCGAAACGGTTTATGGCTTGGCAGGTAATATCTATAGCGAAAAAGCCATAAAAGCTATTTTTGAAACTAAGAAGCGACCTTTTTTTAATCCGCTTATTGTTCATATTCCATCGATAGATAGTCTCAATACTATAGTAGAGGATATTCCTGAAAAAGCTCAATTATTAGCTGAAGCGTTTTGGCCAGGACCAGTAACTTTGGTTTTAAAAAAGAAAAATACGATTCCAGATATAATTACGGCAGGAAAAGATACAGTAGCGGTTCGCATACCCAATCACCCAACAACGTTAGAATTATTAAATCGGTTGGATTTTCCATTGGCAGCACCAAGTGCGAATCCGTTTAGCAGTATTAGCCCAACGACTGCACAACACGTAGAAACTTATTTTAAGGATCAAATTAAAATGGTCTTGGATGGTGGTGCCTGCACTAGCGGCATAGAATCGACCATTATAGGTTTTGAAAATGACGAACCTATCATATACCGATTAGGTTCAACGGCATTAGAAGATATTGAGCGTATTGTGGGCAACATTGAAATAAAGAACAGAAAGGAGATTACACCTGATGCACCAGGCATGTTAGAGCGACATTACGCACCAAAAACAAAAACAGTTTTAACGGGCAACATCTTAAAAATATTACCTGTATATAAAGGAAAACGTATAGGGTTGATAACCTTTCAATCTGAAATAAAAGATAATTCTGTTGAAGTTCAACTAGCGCTTTCTAAAACGGGAAACTTAACGGAATCGGCTTCAAATCTTTATGATGTACTACACCAATTAGACAAAATGCAGCTCGATGTGATCATAGCTGAGCGTTTGCCAGATCACGGACTGGGCAAATCCATTAACGACCGTTTGCAACGCGCCACTGCAAACATTTAA
- a CDS encoding universal stress protein, protein MKNILVTIDLKGNEQLLIDQASKLAEKFEAKVWIIHIAAPDPDFVGYSVGPQYIRDNLATELREEHRLLQDYSERLEKKGIESEGLLVQGPTLEMILEEAEKLEIDLIISGYQDHGFFYKALYGSVSNSLIKASNIPVLIVPVD, encoded by the coding sequence ATGAAAAACATATTAGTCACCATAGATTTAAAAGGAAATGAGCAACTACTCATTGACCAAGCCTCTAAATTGGCAGAAAAATTTGAGGCTAAAGTTTGGATCATTCATATTGCAGCACCAGACCCAGATTTTGTGGGGTACAGTGTTGGCCCACAATATATCAGGGATAATCTTGCCACAGAGCTTAGAGAAGAACATCGATTGCTTCAAGACTATTCAGAACGTTTAGAGAAAAAGGGAATTGAATCTGAAGGTTTATTGGTTCAAGGTCCAACTTTGGAAATGATATTGGAAGAGGCAGAAAAACTTGAGATAGACCTCATTATCTCAGGATATCAGGATCATGGGTTTTTCTACAAGGCTTTATATGGAAGTGTTTCAAACTCATTAATTAAAGCATCAAATATACCTGTTCTGATTGTTCCTGTAGATTGA
- the rpsI gene encoding 30S ribosomal protein S9: MEVIHKIGRRKTAVARVYLAEGKGKITVNKKDMADYFSTATLQYKVNQPLALTNNDGNFDITVNVYGGGITGQAEAIRLGLSRAMCELDPENRAILKPEGLLTRDPRMVERKKFGQKKARKKFQFSKR; encoded by the coding sequence ATGGAAGTAATTCACAAAATTGGCCGTAGAAAGACGGCTGTTGCTCGTGTGTACCTTGCTGAAGGAAAAGGCAAAATCACGGTGAACAAAAAAGACATGGCGGATTATTTTAGTACGGCAACATTGCAGTACAAAGTAAACCAACCTTTAGCCTTGACTAACAATGATGGCAACTTTGATATTACTGTTAACGTATATGGAGGTGGTATCACCGGCCAGGCAGAAGCAATACGTTTAGGATTAAGTCGTGCAATGTGCGAACTAGATCCTGAAAACAGAGCAATATTAAAGCCAGAAGGTCTATTAACGAGAGACCCAAGAATGGTAGAGCGTAAGAAATTCGGACAGAAGAAAGCGCGTAAGAAATTCCAATTCTCGAAACGTTAA